From the genome of Nicotiana sylvestris chromosome 2, ASM39365v2, whole genome shotgun sequence, one region includes:
- the LOC104224961 gene encoding transmembrane ascorbate ferrireductase 2: MAVPVVRFPIFVLVRVIGVAVAALVLTWSVHYRGGLALISDNKALIFNVHPVLMVISLVLLNGEAMLAYKTVSGTKSFRKLVHLVLQFMAFFLSLIGVWAAWKFHIDKGIDNFYSLHSWLGLACLFLFGVQWAAGFATFWYPGGSRNSRASLLPWHVFCGIYIYALAIVTCATGILEKATFLQASHIISRYSTEALLVNCLGVLIVVLGGLVILAVVSPMNGKGDIHRELAE; the protein is encoded by the exons ATGGCGGTGCCGGTGGTGAGATTTCCGATTTTCGTGTTGGTGCGAGTGATCGGAGTTGCAGTGGCAGCCTTGGTTTTAACGTGGAGTGTGCATTACAGAGGAGGTTTAGCACTCATCTCTGACAATAAAGCTCTCATCTTTAAC GTCCATCCTGTTTTAATGGTAATCAGCCTCGTCCTTCTAAATGGTGAAG CAATGCTGGCGTACAAGACAGTCTCAGGAACAAAGAGCTTCCGGAAATTAGTTCATCTTGTCCTGCAATTCATGGCTTTCTTTTTGAGTCTAATTGGTGTTTGGGCTGCTTGGAAGTTTCATATTGACAAAGGAATTGACAACTTTTATAGTCTTCACTCATGGTTGGGCTTAGCTTGCCTTTTCCTATTTGGTGTCCAG TGGGCTGCTGGTTTTGCCACCTTCTGGTATCCAGGTGGTTCAAGGAACAGTAGAGCGAGTCTCCTACCGTGGCATGTCTTTTGTGGCATATACATATATGCCCTTGCTATTGTTACTTGTGCTACTGGCATATTAGAGAAAGCTACATTCCTTCAAGCAAGCCACATAATCTCTCGCTACTCCACCGAGGCATTGCTAGTGAACTGCTTGGGTGTCTTGATAGTTGTTTTGGGTGGACTGGTTATTCTTGCTGTTGTCTCTCCAATGAATGGAAAAGGTGACATTCACAGGGAGCTAGCAGAATAA
- the LOC104224962 gene encoding probable isoprenylcysteine alpha-carbonyl methylesterase ICMEL2, whose protein sequence is MATENEQLLSRASTLPSNNYKRRRKPLNKTKSTPATAGLCRQGSFSREIGHAAAETYLITRLSFKLLSYLGLGYRWITRLLGLALYAMLLMPGFLQVAFYYFFSPLVRRSVVYGDQPRNRLDLYLPEDINRPKPVVAFVTGGAWIIGYKAWGSLLGKQLSEHDIIVACIDYRNFPQGTIGDMVEDVSQGISFVCNTIADYGGDPNRIYLMGQSAGAHISSCALMKQAIKESRGESVSWTTSQIKAYFGLSGGYNLPNLVDHFNNRGLYRSIFLSIMEGEESLRNFSPEIMVQDQSSKAAIPLLPHIILFHGTSDSSIPSDSSKTFVDTLCRVEAQAELILYDGKTHTDLFLQDPLRGGKDDLFDHIVAYIHANDKEALAKDAMAPPRRRLVPEILLKLARRISPF, encoded by the exons atgGCGACGGAGAATGAACAATTATTATCTAGGGCTTCTACTTTGCCTTCAAATAATTACAAAAGGAGGAGAAAACCATTGAACAAGACTAAGTCCACGCCTGCAACTGCAGGGTTGTGTCGTCAAGGATCTTTTAGCCGTGAAATTGGGCACGCTGCTGCTGAGACCTATTTGATTACCCGCCTTAGTTTCAAGCTTCTTAGCTATCTCgg GTTAGGTTATCGATGGATTACAAGACTTTTGGGTCTTGCCTTATATGCGATGCTACTTATGCCTGGTTTTCTCCAAG TTGCATTTTATTATTTCTTTTCACCGCTAGTCCGGCGAAGTGTTGTTTATGGTGATCAACCGAGGAATAG GTTGGACTTATATCTACCGGAAGATATAAACAGACCAAAGCCAGTTGTGGCGTTTGTAACAGGTGGAGCATGGATTATTGG GTACAAGGCCTGGGGTTCTCTCTTAGGAAAGCAATTATCAGAACATGACATTATAGTAGCATGCATTGATTACAG AAACTTTCCACAAGGAACAATAGGCGATATGGTGGAAGATGTTTCTCAGGGAATCTCATTTGTTTGCAACACCATAGCTGATTATGGTGGTGACCCAAACAG gatttatctcatgGGTCAATCTGCTGGTGCACATATCTCTTCCTGTGCTCTTATGAAGCAGGCAATCAAAGAATCTAGAGGAGAAAGTGTTTCTTGGACTACCTCCCAGATAAAAGCTTATTTTGGTTTATCAGGCGG GTACAATTTGCCCAACTTAGTTGATCATTTCAATAATAGAGGGTTATATCGCTCAATTTTCTTGAG TATAATGGAAGGGGAAGAATCATTGCGAAATTTTTCTCCTGAAATTATGGTACAGGATCAGAGCTCTAAAGCTGCTATCCCTTTGCTGCCTCACATTATCCTATTTCATGGTACTTCAGATAGCTCCATTCCATCGGATTCAAG TAAAACATTTGTAGATACACTTTGCAGAGTGGAAGCTCAAGCTGAACTGATATTGTATGATGGAAAAACTCACACAGATTTATTCCTTCAA GATCCTCTAAGAGGTGGTAAAGATGACCTTTTTGACCATATAGTAGCATATATACATGCTAATGACAAAGAAGCTCTTGCTAAGGATGCTATGGCACCTCCAAGAAGGCGGCTTGTCCCCGAAATCTTGTTGAAGTTAGCTCGCAGGATCAGCCCTTTTTGA